In the genome of Mucisphaera calidilacus, one region contains:
- a CDS encoding right-handed parallel beta-helix repeat-containing protein, which translates to MNRSDVHDLKAATRRGVFVFALFALGCVSGQADAVVDGANFNASAIVNTYHVDIHGSTSPGTTGSEGDPFGSIESAILRARNDLDAGIGARVLIHPGTYRQSMGSHLWVNSSANRKNTPLLIEGSGPGVVISGADVMTGWQYEGNGVYSTPWTHNIGNDTYWQAGYAPDDSVLAHRAEQVIVNGSALRPALIEQYDFANDGSGQSRWTYTGVVNPTTTLQPGQFGVAERSDHAWGDRLYVRLPENANPADALVEASTRSKLFEMNGKDQIAFRNLTFQHAANHVTRTSGGQDREGVIIFDGFQSNPNSLSSNILFDGVTSRWNSAEGIRIENVSGVTVRNSHFDYNGSQGFSLQKASDVVYESNTANYNNWRDGALGGQPGWYTGGMKWASMEGVRIRDLEVIGNVGAGLWFDIDVQDVVIEDLVSVYNTRNLFLEISQGPFTIERALLAMPDEGDASVRSLMAEDVTISDSIILGGPDRNSDAVYFVSYGRGRSNVTGEFYRPGPLTVEDSIVYGEGEAAAVNNHNQFNASTYPDLWAAAQHGWTGIGNTYFAENPDKAFAWRKNSGFNYGEGTLEEWLAFLATNGSEEIDPTFADPRFQDMARLVFLPAEDSPFYGNEGDLPFMDLSGYTAELAAFYAWAGVNRDVLVTIPPIPGDANESGKVDLLDLSILASSYNRPGLYTWSDGDFNGDQRVDLLDLSILASHFGERRTFSSSSDPTIPAPSSLSVLVLSGCAIRRQPSRQRC; encoded by the coding sequence ATGAATCGATCCGACGTGCATGATCTGAAGGCAGCGACCCGGCGTGGCGTGTTTGTGTTTGCGCTGTTCGCGTTGGGCTGCGTATCGGGGCAAGCCGATGCGGTTGTTGATGGCGCGAACTTCAACGCGTCGGCGATCGTGAACACGTACCACGTTGATATCCATGGTTCGACATCGCCGGGCACGACCGGCAGCGAGGGTGATCCTTTCGGCTCGATTGAGTCGGCGATCCTGCGGGCCCGCAACGATCTCGACGCGGGCATTGGGGCCCGGGTTCTGATTCATCCGGGCACGTACCGGCAGAGCATGGGCAGTCATCTCTGGGTCAACAGCAGCGCGAACCGCAAGAACACGCCGCTGCTGATCGAGGGCTCCGGGCCGGGCGTCGTGATCAGCGGCGCCGACGTGATGACCGGCTGGCAATACGAGGGCAACGGGGTCTATTCGACGCCTTGGACGCACAACATCGGGAACGACACTTACTGGCAGGCGGGCTACGCGCCGGACGATTCTGTTCTCGCGCACCGCGCGGAGCAGGTCATCGTGAACGGGTCGGCGCTGCGTCCGGCTCTGATCGAGCAGTACGACTTTGCGAACGATGGGTCGGGGCAGAGCCGCTGGACGTACACCGGTGTCGTGAACCCGACGACGACGTTGCAGCCGGGTCAGTTCGGTGTCGCGGAACGTAGCGATCATGCCTGGGGTGACCGCCTGTACGTGCGTCTGCCCGAGAACGCGAATCCCGCTGACGCTCTGGTTGAGGCTTCGACGCGCAGCAAGCTCTTTGAGATGAACGGCAAGGATCAGATCGCCTTCCGCAATCTGACCTTCCAGCACGCTGCCAACCACGTCACCCGTACGAGCGGGGGTCAGGACCGTGAGGGCGTGATCATCTTTGACGGGTTTCAGAGCAATCCGAACAGCCTGAGTTCCAATATTCTCTTTGACGGGGTGACCAGCCGCTGGAATTCCGCTGAGGGCATCCGGATTGAGAATGTCTCGGGCGTGACGGTTCGCAACTCGCACTTCGATTACAACGGCTCGCAGGGTTTCAGCCTTCAGAAGGCGTCGGACGTTGTTTACGAAAGTAATACCGCCAATTACAACAACTGGCGTGACGGGGCTCTTGGTGGTCAGCCCGGGTGGTACACTGGGGGTATGAAGTGGGCCAGTATGGAGGGTGTTCGCATCCGTGATCTGGAGGTCATCGGTAATGTGGGTGCGGGGCTGTGGTTTGATATTGACGTTCAGGACGTGGTGATCGAGGATCTGGTCAGTGTCTACAACACACGGAACCTGTTCCTCGAAATCAGTCAGGGCCCGTTCACCATCGAGCGTGCTCTTCTGGCCATGCCCGATGAGGGCGATGCGTCGGTCCGGTCGCTGATGGCTGAGGACGTGACGATCTCGGACAGCATTATTCTCGGCGGCCCTGATCGGAACAGTGATGCGGTCTACTTCGTATCGTATGGTCGTGGCCGATCGAACGTCACTGGTGAGTTCTATCGTCCGGGCCCCCTGACGGTCGAAGACTCGATTGTCTACGGCGAGGGCGAGGCCGCGGCGGTCAACAATCACAACCAGTTCAATGCGTCCACTTACCCGGATCTCTGGGCAGCGGCTCAGCATGGCTGGACTGGCATCGGCAACACGTACTTTGCAGAGAACCCGGACAAGGCGTTCGCGTGGCGTAAGAACAGCGGTTTCAACTACGGCGAGGGGACTCTTGAGGAATGGTTGGCGTTTCTGGCTACGAATGGGAGCGAGGAGATCGATCCGACGTTCGCTGATCCACGATTTCAGGATATGGCGAGGCTCGTCTTTCTGCCTGCCGAGGATAGTCCCTTCTACGGCAACGAGGGTGATCTGCCTTTCATGGATTTAAGTGGCTACACGGCGGAGTTAGCTGCGTTCTATGCGTGGGCGGGCGTGAATCGCGACGTGCTGGTGACGATTCCGCCGATTCCCGGCGACGCGAACGAGAGCGGGAAGGTCGATCTTCTTGATCTCTCTATTCTCGCGTCGAGTTACAACCGGCCTGGTCTTTACACGTGGTCGGATGGCGATTTCAATGGCGATCAGAGGGTAGACCTGCTGGATCTGTCGATCCTCGCGAGCCATTTTGGTGAGCGGCGTACCTTCAGCAGCTCTTCCGACCCGACGATCCCGGCACCCTCTTCGCTGAGTGTCCTGGTGCTGAGTGGGTGTGCGATCCGGAGACAGCCGTCGCGGCAGCGTTGTTGA
- a CDS encoding glycoside hydrolase family 130 protein, which yields MSWPVIPIDHEVFRRYENNPVLTHRDFPWRMRSVYNSSAVKTEHKNARSPYIMITRCNQVNMETLMWPADSDDGLSWKLRDQPYKVPDTPEWDYAASLVYYDPRITWIDDEYKVLVACQNPRETRVACFTSPDLETLTFSHWFNAPDNRNMVLFPGKTADGRYIRLERPNLASAGGKGNIWMSFSPDLVHWGDSYEVLRNTDMPLYCDAGLGPSTVPYLTDEGWLMCFHAIMNNATTREYTVGAAILDRDEPWKVRHVTKYPVLWPEADYEMTGHVEHVCFPCSQIVEPDGSVKLYYGGADYVQCVAIAQMDDLMRACREW from the coding sequence TTGAGCTGGCCGGTCATCCCCATCGATCACGAAGTCTTTCGACGCTACGAGAACAACCCGGTTCTCACGCATCGGGATTTTCCCTGGCGTATGCGTTCGGTCTACAACAGCAGTGCTGTGAAGACCGAGCACAAGAACGCTCGTTCGCCTTACATCATGATCACCCGTTGCAATCAGGTGAACATGGAGACGCTGATGTGGCCGGCCGATTCTGACGACGGCCTGAGCTGGAAGCTGCGTGATCAGCCTTACAAGGTTCCGGACACGCCCGAGTGGGATTACGCGGCATCGCTGGTTTACTACGATCCGCGTATCACGTGGATCGACGACGAGTACAAGGTTCTGGTGGCCTGCCAGAATCCGCGCGAGACGCGTGTGGCCTGTTTTACGTCGCCCGACCTGGAGACGCTGACGTTCTCGCACTGGTTCAACGCGCCCGACAACCGCAACATGGTGCTGTTTCCCGGGAAGACGGCGGACGGTCGGTACATCCGGCTCGAGCGTCCGAATCTCGCCAGCGCGGGCGGCAAGGGCAACATCTGGATGAGCTTCTCGCCCGACCTTGTTCACTGGGGCGATAGCTACGAGGTGCTGCGTAACACCGATATGCCGCTGTATTGCGATGCGGGTCTGGGTCCGTCGACGGTCCCCTACCTCACGGATGAGGGGTGGCTGATGTGTTTCCATGCCATCATGAATAACGCCACGACGCGTGAGTACACGGTCGGTGCCGCGATCCTGGACAGGGACGAGCCCTGGAAGGTCAGGCACGTGACGAAGTATCCCGTGCTCTGGCCTGAGGCTGATTACGAGATGACCGGTCACGTCGAGCACGTCTGCTTCCCGTGTTCACAGATCGTTGAGCCTGACGGTTCGGTGAAGCTTTATTACGGCGGTGCTGACTATGTTCAGTGTGTTGCCATCGCGCAGATGGATGACCTGATGCGGGCCTGCCGGGAGTGGTGA
- a CDS encoding sulfatase family protein — protein sequence MSASRPNVIYMHTHDTGRRVQPYGHDVFSPNLQALSDRGATFGNAFCVGPTCSPSRAGLLTGQYPHQCGQWGLANLGYELPNPQRAMAWAFRDAGYHTAILGVQHLHRSEVELGYREVREAITRPQAYAGENDPVRLTSALTPDVVRWLHDHRQSDEPWFLDVGFIETHVGSWRSLEKKYVPAEADIEVAGVPAGLADSPEARLWQAHHNVLVARFDTAVGKIVRTLDRLNMSENTILVVTTDHGVSLPLHKCSLRDGGLEVMLMISGPGFDGAGQIEGMVTHLDLYPTLCEACGVPRPDWLEGASLMPLVKHETDAIHEHVFAELNIHGGPQPERCVRTRDYKLIRRWWTDVDAVRSNWDRRPIHDAMESAGALDYIAEATPVEAASGEGVRAFDMLFDLRRDPYERENVAGEAGYEATYRELVEALEGWMDRTEDALREGVGGIPRPGEIVHI from the coding sequence ATGAGCGCGTCGCGGCCGAACGTCATCTACATGCATACGCACGATACGGGTCGGCGTGTGCAGCCTTATGGGCACGACGTCTTCTCGCCGAACCTGCAGGCTCTGTCCGATCGTGGCGCGACCTTCGGGAACGCTTTCTGCGTGGGCCCGACCTGCTCGCCGAGCCGTGCGGGCCTGCTGACGGGACAGTACCCGCATCAGTGCGGCCAGTGGGGTCTTGCGAATCTGGGCTACGAGTTGCCCAACCCGCAGCGGGCGATGGCATGGGCCTTCCGTGACGCGGGCTATCACACGGCGATCCTCGGGGTCCAGCACCTGCATCGCAGTGAGGTGGAGCTGGGATACCGTGAGGTGCGCGAGGCGATCACGCGGCCGCAGGCTTATGCGGGTGAGAACGATCCGGTGCGTCTGACGAGCGCGTTGACGCCTGACGTGGTGCGTTGGCTGCACGACCATCGGCAGAGTGATGAGCCCTGGTTCCTGGACGTCGGTTTCATCGAGACGCATGTCGGTTCGTGGCGATCGCTTGAGAAGAAGTACGTGCCTGCCGAAGCGGACATCGAGGTGGCGGGTGTGCCGGCGGGGCTTGCGGACTCGCCCGAGGCCAGGCTCTGGCAGGCGCATCACAATGTTCTGGTGGCCCGTTTTGATACGGCGGTCGGCAAGATCGTGCGGACGTTAGACCGGCTCAACATGTCGGAGAACACGATTCTTGTCGTGACGACGGATCACGGTGTGAGCCTGCCGCTTCACAAGTGCAGTCTTCGCGATGGTGGTCTCGAGGTGATGCTCATGATCAGCGGCCCGGGTTTTGATGGAGCCGGGCAGATCGAGGGGATGGTGACGCACCTGGATCTGTACCCGACGCTTTGCGAGGCGTGCGGCGTTCCGCGGCCCGACTGGCTCGAGGGCGCGTCTTTGATGCCGTTGGTGAAGCATGAGACCGACGCGATCCACGAGCACGTCTTTGCGGAATTGAACATCCACGGCGGCCCGCAGCCGGAGCGTTGCGTGCGGACGCGTGATTACAAGCTGATCCGGCGGTGGTGGACCGATGTGGACGCCGTGCGCAGCAACTGGGACCGTCGGCCGATCCATGACGCGATGGAGTCGGCGGGTGCGTTGGATTACATCGCTGAGGCTACGCCGGTGGAGGCGGCATCGGGTGAGGGTGTGCGGGCGTTCGACATGCTATTTGACCTGCGTCGTGATCCGTATGAGCGTGAGAATGTTGCGGGTGAAGCGGGTTACGAGGCGACCTACCGTGAGCTCGTTGAGGCTCTGGAAGGGTGGATGGATCGGACGGAGGACGCTCTGCGCGAGGGTGTCGGGGGCATCCCGCGTCCCGGAGAGATTGTTCATATTTAG